The window GTTGCCGCTCGCAGCGGCGCTACCGGCGCTATCGGCGCTCAGGTATTGAACGACGACGCGCGATTCTTCATCGCTGTGTTGCGCGCGGCCGCGGTCCCCGAGATGCGGAAGCGGCAAGTGCTGCCGGTCGAACAGGGCCGCGACTTGCCGCAACACGTCGTCTTGCAGCTCATGGGCTTCGTCGAAGGCGGTCGCGAAGGAAATGACGCCGGCCACGATCGCGACGAGCAGAATCGCGAGCGACAGCCCGAACGACAGCCTGAGCTGAACCGACTCGCTCAGCCGCCTTTTGAAACCATCCATCCCACCCCCCGGACGTTCTTGATGATGTCGCTGCCGAGCTTGCGGCGCAGCGTATGGATCAGAAACTCGACCGCGTTGCTTTCGACTTCCTCGCCCCAGCCGTAGATGCGGTCTTCGAGGTCGCGCCGCGACAGAATCGCGCCGGGGCGCACGAGCAGGGCCTGCAGCAAGGCGAACTCGCGGTTCGAGAGCTGCAGCGCTTCGCCGCCCGCGACGAGGGCTTGCCGCGTCGCCGGATCGAGCGACACCGTGCCGTTCGAGAGCACGGGCGCGGCGCTGCCGGCTTTGCGGCGCAGCACGGCGCGCATGCGCGCGAGCAGCTCGGCCATTTCGAAGGGCTTGAGCACGTAGTCGTCGGCGCCGCCGTCGAGGCCGCGCAGGCGGTCGTCGAGGCCGTCACGCGCGGTGATGATGAGGAGCGGCACCGGGTTGTCGTCCGCGCGGATCGTCTCCAGCACTTGCTGGCCGTCTTTACCGGGAAGGCCCAGGTCGAGCAGGATCAGGTCGTAGTGCTGCATGCCGAGTGTCGTGAGCGCCGTTGGCCCGTCCTTTACCCAGTCCGCCGCGTAGGAGGCGTCTTTCAGCGCCGAGTGGATCGCCTCGCCGATCATCGGGTCGTCTTCGACCAGCAATACGCGCATGGCGCCTTCCTCCTGTGGTGACGATGGTGACGAGGGTCAATGGGCCTTGCTCGCGGCGCGTTGCCTGAACACCAGGAGGCTCGTCAGGATGAACGCCAGCAGCGCGGCGGACGCCGAGTAGCGGCTGAGCGCCAGACCGCCCGAGCTGAGCGGCTTGTCCAGGAGGTCGCCCAACGTGGCCCCGAGCGGACGCGTCAGGATGAAGGCAGCCCAGAACAGCAAGGTCCGCGAGACGTTCGTCCAAAAATAGGCCGCGGCGATCAGCACGATCAAGCCGCCGAATACGACTGCGGCGCCGGTATAGCCGAACCCCGCCGTATCCGCCATCCAGTCGCCGAGCGCGGTGCCGAGCGTCTGCGAGAACATGATCGTCACCCAATAGAACATCTCCGCCTTGGGCGAGCTGATGGTATCGACCGACACGGAACCGAGCGCGCGATACCAGACGAAGAGCGAAATCAGCAGCAACGCCAGCAGCAATGATGACCCGCCCGCATAGCCGATGCCAAGCGAGCGATCCGCGAAGTCGGCGAGCGTCGTGCCGACCGTGGTCGTGGCGATGATCGTTACCCAGTACAACGCGGGCTGGAACGCCTTCGCGCGAATCTGCACGATGACGGCGGCGATGAAGGCCACCGCGAAGATCAGCGTGCCGACCAGGTAGCCGAGGTTCATCGACATCGTGACGGCGTCGCCGCCGGTTTCTCCCAGCGTGGTGGCGGCAATCTTGACGATCCAGAACATCAAGGTGACTTCCGGCACCTTGCTCAATGCGTGTTCAGTGCGGTGATTCATAGGTGGCTCGATGAGTTGTAAGGTTGGGCTGCGGGTTCGCCGGCTGGCTAGGCGGGCGGCCACACGGCCGCCCTGCCGCCCTGCGAATCAGGCGATCAACACATGCCACAGTGTGCCCGGCCAAACTTAGCCTGGACA is drawn from Trinickia violacea and contains these coding sequences:
- a CDS encoding COG4705 family protein, which codes for MNHRTEHALSKVPEVTLMFWIVKIAATTLGETGGDAVTMSMNLGYLVGTLIFAVAFIAAVIVQIRAKAFQPALYWVTIIATTTVGTTLADFADRSLGIGYAGGSSLLLALLLISLFVWYRALGSVSVDTISSPKAEMFYWVTIMFSQTLGTALGDWMADTAGFGYTGAAVVFGGLIVLIAAAYFWTNVSRTLLFWAAFILTRPLGATLGDLLDKPLSSGGLALSRYSASAALLAFILTSLLVFRQRAASKAH
- a CDS encoding response regulator transcription factor, which codes for MRVLLVEDDPMIGEAIHSALKDASYAADWVKDGPTALTTLGMQHYDLILLDLGLPGKDGQQVLETIRADDNPVPLLIITARDGLDDRLRGLDGGADDYVLKPFEMAELLARMRAVLRRKAGSAAPVLSNGTVSLDPATRQALVAGGEALQLSNREFALLQALLVRPGAILSRRDLEDRIYGWGEEVESNAVEFLIHTLRRKLGSDIIKNVRGVGWMVSKGG